Within Actinoplanes sp. L3-i22, the genomic segment CGTCGCTTCGAACCTGGCCCACCTGGAACAGGGCACCTTCACCATGCGGCAGCTGCAGGCTATGGGCTTGGTCGATGAGAGCGAACAGCCGATCATCGACCCCGAACACGAGAAGAAGACACCCCAGCAGGCCGCCGCGACGATCGTGTTCGGCGCGACCAGCCCGCTGCTCGACGGCATCGGCGGCGTCTACCTGAAGAACAGCAATGTCGCGCCCGTGGACCCGACTCCGTGGGGACCCACCCCGGTGGGCGAGAAGCCGATCGTGCTGTCCGACGCCGCACCCCACGCGCTCGACCCGAAGTCCGCGCAGCGGCTCTGGGAACTCAGCGAGAAGCTGCTGACCAGGTAGCCCCATCATGCCGAGTAACGCGAGAAGCGATTGTCCAAGGTTCCAGTCGCCGTGTTGACAGCAACGTGGTTCCGTCGCGGATCTTGTCGTACCTCCCGAGCATGATCAACGTTGTGGATGACGATGCGCACTCGGGAAGACGGCCTCGAACGGAGGAGGAGTGGAAAGCGGCAGAGCAGCAGTGGGACGCGTTGAGTGTGGCCAACGATGTTCGCGTGTGGTCGGCCGGGTGGCGGGCGGCGGGTGATCCTGACCTCGAGCGGGTTGAGTGGGGCCGGTTCCATCACTGGCGCGGTCCTGCCGACGATGTGCCCGGCCTGCTGCGTTGCCTGGCCGGTCCGGATCCGCAAGAGGCCCGCCAGGCGCTGCGCGGGTTGCGGGATCGGTTGATCCAGGAGATGGCCACGTCGGCTCCGGCCGCGCTCGCGGTGCCGTTCTTGCTGCGGATGGCTGCCGACTCGGCCGCACACTGCCGCGCTGGAGCGTTGTATCTGGCGGCTTGGGCCGGGCATCGGGTGAACTTCGTCGTCGAGACCCGCTCGACGCTGTTCTGGGTGGAATGGCCGGTGGACGAGTTCACGTTCGGGCCGGGTGAGGCGGACCGCAGCGACTGGTCCATTCAGGCGGCGCGTGAGGCGCTCGGCGCTGATGCGGGGATTCTGATCGACCTTGTCGACGACGACGATCCGGAGGTGCGCATCGCTGCGGTGTTCGCGCTCGCCACTGCTCTGGATTTGCCGCGGTCCGCCGACGGCGCGCTGCGGGCCCGGCTGGCCGTCGAGCCTGATCCTGCCGTCCGGGTCAGTCTGGTACTGGCCATCGGGCAGCTCGGCGGCGACGCGGGCGAGGCCGAGCGACGCTGGCGCGATCCGGCCCTGCCCGGCGACGTCCGGTTCGCGGCGGCTCTCGCCTGGCTCTGTGTGACGGATCTGCCCGCACCCGCCGACCTGACCGGGCTGCTGACCGAGCTCACGACGCCCGAGACGGAGCAGGTAATGCTGCGCGTGCCATGGGCCGAGTTCACCTCGCTCGAGGCGCAACAGCGGCTCCCGGCCTCGCCCTGGCCGGCTGACAACCTCACCGGCGGGCTGGCCGGATGGCTGGCCGAGCTGCTCGCCGACGCGTTCGGAAAGCGGTATTGGGTGCCCTTCCCGCGTAAATGAGAGCGCGCCACAAATCAGGCAAGGACCACGGCACTGATTGAACGTGCGTTTCGGCATCGATTGTTTCGACACCATCGCTTGCCAAGGATGCGTTGGGTTGCTGGGCTGCATATAGCAGCCTTCGTGGCGGCATGCGTTATCGTCCGCTTTGGGTGGGTGTGCGATCATCTCTGCGGTTGGTGCAGGCAGTTGCCTGCGGTCGCGGAGACGGGTTTAGGGTGGGGCATGGCGGACAACGAGGCGGCTGGCGAGGTTGAACCCGTTTTTCGCCAGGACGTCACCGTGGAACTTGTGCGGGGCAGCGCCCAGGACGCCGATGTGCTTTTCGCGGCGCGGGTGTCGACGATGGGCGAGCAGTCCCTTGATGAGCTGCAGAAGGATCCCGAGCGTTCCCGGGGATTGATCAACTATCTGATGCGTGACCGGCATGGGACGCCGTTCGAGCACAACTCCATGACCTTCTTCGTCAGCGCGCCGATCTTTGTGTTCCGCGAGTTCCAGCGGCACCGTGTCGGCTTCTCCTACAACGAGGAAAGCGGCCGTTACCGGGAGCTGCAGCCGGTCTTCTACGTTCCCGGCCCGGATCGCAGGCTGGTCCAGCGTGGCCGCCCCGGTAAGTACGAGTTCTTCGAGGGTTCGGTTGAGCAGCACCAACTGGTGACCAAGACCATGGAAGCCTCCTATACCCAGGCTTACCTGGCTTATCAGGAGATGCTTGCCGCCGGCATCGCCCGTGAGGTGGCGCGGGCGGTGCTGCCGGTGGGCCTCTTCTCCTCGATGTATGTCACTTGCAACGCCCGATCGCTGATGGCGTTCCTCTCGTTGCGTACGAAGGACGATCGGGCGACCGTCCCGTCCTTCCCGCAGCGCGAGATCGAGATGGTCGCCGAGGCGATGGAAGCGCTCTGGGCCGAGAGGATGCCGTTGACGCACGCCGCGTTCAACGCCAACGGCCGCGTCGGACCATAGGCAGGCAGCGGACTCGGGCCGGGCCACCACGACGTCTCCGCCCTTTTGCGGACGGGCCGGCCGTACAAGGCGAGCTGGCGAAGTAGTGATCGACCGTCGACAGGATTGCCGCGGTTCGGGGGGCGTCGGGCGGGCCGAGGCCCTGTCACAATGTCCGGCGTGACACACCCCTCGGGGCACGAGCCGCCGGCCGGACAGCCGGCCGACTCTGCCTATTCACCGCCTGATCAATCGCCACCGCCCGGATACGCCCCGCCCGGATACGCCCCGCCCGGATACGCCCCGCCCGGTTATCCACCGCCTGGATATGGGCCGCCCGGATATGGGCCGCCCGGATATGGGCCGCCCGGTTATCCGCCGGGACCGGCGGGTGGATACGCGCCGCACGGTGGGTACTGGCCTTCGCCGGTCAGCCCGTCCGGTCAGCCGCTGAGCGACTTCGGTACGCGCTTGGTCGCGTACCTTATCGATTCGGTCGTTCTGGGTTTTGCTGTGGGCATCGTCGTCTTCCCGCTTCTGTTCCTGGTCGTCTTCCGGTTTGCCGACGGGATGGCGGACCCGGACCAGTTGGCAGACGATCAGTTCCCCGCGGCGTTCTTCATCACGGTCTTCGCTGCGGAGTTCGGGCTGTTCCTGTTCAGCCTGCTCTGTCAGTACCTCTATACGGTCGAGCTGCTGGTGCGCTGGAACGGCCAGACACTCGGCAAGCGGATCATGAAGATCCGGGTGGTCAGCCTCCACCCCGGCGTGCCATTGACCAGGGGCATCGCGGCCAGGCGTTTCCTGTTGGTCGTCGCCGGCGTCTTCGTGCCGGTGCTGCCGCTGCTCGACGGTCTGTGGCAGCTCTGGGACAAGCCGTTCCGGCAGTGCCTGCATGACAAGGCGGCCGAGACAGTGGTCGTCACGACCTCGGCGTGAGCTGACCGACCGTACCTCGGCAGGGTTTTTGTTGGTTGGTTTACCAATTTGCCAACGAGGCCTTGCCGAGGTGGTCAGCGCATCAGAGGGCGTCGAACGGGACTGATTCCCAGGCGTCGCGCAGCAGGGACACCAGTTTGTCGTCGGCCGGGAAGGGCATGCCGTCGATGCTGCCGATCGGCTGGGCCGGGCAGATCGAGTTGACCGCGGCCGCACCGGCCAGCAGCGGCAACTCGACCGCGTCGACGGGGCGCAGGGTCCACGGCGTCCCGTTCATGGTCAGCGCCAGCTGCAGCAGCACCATGGTCACGCCCTTGAGCATCGGCGCCTGCGGCCAGATCACCCGGTCGCCGTCGAAGAACGCCACGTTCCACGTTGTGCCCTCGCTGACCAGGTTGTCCGGGGCGACGAAGAGGGCATCGTCGTAGCCCGCCAGGCGCGCCTGCTGCACGGCGTACGTCAGTCCCATGGTCGCCGCGTGCTTCTGCGCCGGCCAATCGCGCCGATAGCCGTCGGTCCGGACCCGAAGCGGCGAGGCGGCGGTGTCGTCCCTGGGTTCGCTCACCGAGATCAGGATGTCCGGCGCTGCCCCGCGAGTGCTCGGCGGCACGAACCCGACCCGCACCGAGGCGTCCGTCTCGTCGCCGAGCGCGTGCCGGATGAGCGCGAGCAGCCGCTGCTCGTCGTCGATGCCCATCCGGTAGTTGAAGAATTCCTCGTTGCCGTCGGAGAGCCGGGCCAGGTGCAGGGCCAGACCGCGGACGGCCAGGCCACGCACCTGCATCGAGGTGAAATGTCCGTAGTTCGCGGACGTCAGTCGCTGGAGGTCGGCGATGTCGGACGGTACGCGGCCGTTCAGCTCGATGTTCAGCACAGCGTTCAGCCTAGGGGGAGCCAACCGATGAGGTTGTAGAGGAAGGCCACGCCCAGGTAGCCGAGGGCGGCCACGGTCGTGACCGTGTACGCCAGCCGGCCCTTGACCGTCCACCAGCCCCGGGTCCACGCCGCGCCGGTGCCCACGAGCAGCACCGCCGTGGTCCCGGCTGCGACCGTGTTCAGCGCGAGCATGGCCGTCAGCGCCGGCGTGCCCAGCAGGACCGTCTCGGTCAGCGCGTTGAAGTCCGTGGCCATCATCAGGAACCATCCGGTGAACCCGGCCGCGAGCGCGCCGGTGAGCCACGCCGCCAGCCGGGCTCCCTGCGCCCATCGCGAGTGGCGTTGCCGGCCCCGCGAGCGCCGCACCAGCGCCATGACCGGGAACCACACGACGGCAAGCAGCAGCACCAGCAGGCCGGTGACCAGCACGATCTGATGCGCGACGGGCGAGGAGTACCAGGCCAGTCGCTGGTACGCGACGCTCGGATCCTGCGTCGAGAACAGGTTGCCCTTGCCGTCGAAAGCGATCCGCGCCTGCCCGCCGACCTGCTGGAACAGCCGCGGCCCGATCGGATACCAACGCTGTTGCTGGGCGTTGGGGTCGAGCGCGATGCCGTCGGTGGTCACCGTGCCGTCGTCGTGCACGGCCACGGTGATCGGCGAGACGAGCGCGACGACCCGGGTCACCTGGGTGTGGCTGGTGCGGTCGATGCGGTACTGGCCGGCCAGACCCGACGTGTCGGTTCCGCTGACCGCTTTCGGCGCGGCGGGGCTGCCGGGCACGTACCGGTCAATGATCTGGTTTATGAGGTCTTTGCCGTCCCAATTGGCGAGGCCGCCGGTCCCGTCGCCGTTGTAGACCACGTAGACGCCCAGGTCCTGCTCGGGCAGCATCTCCAGATTGGTGTGGAAGCCCGGCAGGTCGCCGTCCTTGAACAGCAGGGGCCGGCCGTTGCGCGGCTCCTCCTGCAGCATCCACGCCATCCCGGGTAGCCGGGGATCCATCGTGAAATGCTGCTGCTTCACCGCCTGGGCGACGCCGGCGCCGAGGCTGGGGGAGTCGTCGAGCAGCGCGGTCATCAGGCGGCCGATGTCGGTCGCGGTGGCCACGGTGCCCGCCCCGGTCGGCGACCACGCGCCGTACTGGCCCTGCTCGGCGATCTGCTTGTCGCCCACCGGGCGGTAACCCTGGGCCAGGCGGGCCTGGATCGTGGCTGGATGCGGCTGTACGAAGGTGGTGTCGTTCATGGCCAGTGGCGTCAGGATGTGGTGCTGCACGTACTCGGCGAACGGCTCGCCGGAGACCGTTTCGACCAGGTAGCCGGCGAGGGCGACACCGTAGTTGTCGTACTGGGCCAGCAGCCCCGGCGGCCGGATCCGTTCGGGCTGGTGCGCGGCCAGGTAGGCGCCCAGCTCAGGCACGTCGGCCGGGTCGGCCACGGCGGCGCCGGTCGGTGCGTCGTCGAAGCCCGCGGTGTGGGTCAGCAGGCTCTGTGCCGTGACCGGATGCCCGGGAAAGGTGTTGCGCACCTGGAAGGTCTTCAAATACTTGTTCACGTCGGCGTCCGGGTCGATCCGGCCCTGCTGGATCAGCTGAGCCATGGCCGTCGCCGTGAACACCTTGGCCACCGAGGCGGTGAAGAACGCCGTCGAGTCCGCGTCGACCGGCGTCCCGGCGGCGACGTTCGACACGCCGTAGCCCTTGGCGAAGACCTGCTTGCCGCCGGCCACGACGACGACCGCGGCGCCGGGGATCCGGTCGCGGCTCAGCTGCTCGGCGACGACCCGGTCGACCAGCTGCCCGACGCCGGTCAGATCGGGGGTGACCGCCCTTGCCGGTGCCGCCGAGGCCGCCGGGACCGCCGCGACGGACAGCGCCGCGGCGAGCACGCCGATGGTCAGCGCCCGTTGAAGACCTACGTTTCGCATGACGAGAGCCTGTCGAAACGGCGGCCGGCTCTCGATCCCGCAGACACCCGGCCGCCAGGTAGGGCCAGCCTCACCTCGCACTCGCCGGTCCATGCCGCCCGACACCGCCGGCAAGACCCAAAAGATCAAAATCCGCTTACGGTACGACCGGTGCCCGCGCCCGGCCGACGCCGGAAATCGTGGGCCTGGGAGTGGGTGCCGATCCAAGGCTGGCCGCGGAGCCGGTCGGCTCGACGGATTGTGGCCTGGGTCACATCGCTTCGGCTATCCGTCGGGCGGCCGGCACCGTCCTACTGAGCGTGGATGATCGGGAAGCGGAGACCGAGGTGCAGCTGGTTCGCCGCTGCGCGCGCGGTGAGCATGCCGCTTTCGACGAGTTGTACCGGCGTACGGCGCCGTGGCTGGCCACCCGGTTGCGGCGGCGCTGTTCCGACGACGAGGTCGTGGCCGAGGTCCTGCAGGAGACCTACCTGGCGGTGTGGCGCTCGGCGGGCTCGTTCACCGGCACCGCGCAGAGCGGCGCGACCGGCTGGATCTGGACGATCGCGGCACGCCGGCTGGTGGACGCTTTCCGGCACCGGGCCCGCGCGGCCGAGCTCCCGGCGGCGATCGCCGCCGAGGCGCCGGCGCCCGCCGCCGAGGACGAGGTGCTGGCCGGCCGGGTCGAGGCGGACCTGCTGCGGGCCCTGCACACCCTGGCTCCGGAGGTCCGGCGGGTGCTGCAGGCGATGGTTCTGGACGGGCTCTCGGTCCGCGACACCTCGGCTCTGCTCGGCGTGCCGGAAAGCACCGTGAAGATGCGCGCCAGGATGGCACGCATCCGGCTTCGGGAGGCGCTGTCATGACCGCGCACATCGACGACGACCTGTTGGCGCGCTATGCCGGGATCAGCGAGAGCCTGCCGGATGCCGCCGTCTGGGACGTGGAGATGCACTTGGACACCTGCTCGGGCTGCCGTGGCCGGCTCGGCGCGGTCGTGCACCCCGGCACGGCGGCGATGGTCGCCCAGGTCGGTGGGGAACTGACCGGCTCGTTGCCCGCGGTGGTGCCGTACCGGCGGCTCGGGGCGTTGCGCCGGTGGTCGACCTGGTCGTTGGTGCCGCGGCTGATGGTCAGCGTCGGCGCGCTGCTGGCGGCGCTGCTGCTGCAGGTGGTCAATCCGCACTATCCGTCGCCGGTGCTGCTGATCGCCCCGGTCGTGCCGCTGTTCGGCGTCGCGGCGGCGTGCTCGCGCCGCGACGATCCGGCGTGGGAGCTCGTGGTCGCCTCCCCGCAGGGCGGCGTGCTGATGGTGCTGCGCCGCACCGTGACGGTGCTTGCCGCGCTGCTGCCGGTGCTCGCGCTGGTCGGCTGGGCGTCCGGGACCTCGGTGGCGTTGTGGCTGCTGCCCTGCCTGACCGTCACCTCGGCCACGATCGCGCTGGGCAGCCTGCTCGGCGTCCGGCGCGCTGCCGGTGTCGTCGCCGCCGCCTGGATCGCCGTGGTGACGGCGCCGGCGATGCTGACCCACCAGGTGCCCGGCGTGCTGGCCGCCGACAAGGCGCCGCTCTGGGCGATCACCGGACTGCTTCTGACCGCGCTGGCCTGGGCCCGCGCCGACACCTTCCAACGACTGGCCAGCGGCAACTGATCAACCTGCACCCGCTGTTGTCCCGCTGCCTGCCGGCAGCTGATGAGCCCTGCCCAAGGAGCGATTATGGTACGAAGTCTGTCCGAGCCCGAGGTGCGACCGGCCGCGTGGGCGCACGCGGTGCAGGCACACGGCCTGCAGGTGCGGGCCGGCCGGCACCTGGCGGTCACCGGCCTCGACCTGCGCCTCGGTGTCGGCGTCCACGGCCTGCTGGGCCCCAACGGCGCCGGAAAGACCACGCTGATGCGCGCGCTGGCCACCGTGCTGAGGCCGGCCGCCGGCCGCCTGGAACTGCTGGGCCGGCCGGTGCACGAGCGCCGGGCCGATCTGCGGCCGGTCCGGCGCATGACGGGCTATCTGCCGCAGGAGTTCGGCTATTACCCGAAGTTCACCGTCCGCGAGTTCGTCGAATACATGGCCTGGCTCAAGGAGATGCCCAGGGCCGGCGTCGCCGTGGCCGCCGAACGGGCGATCGCGCGGGTCGGGCTCACCGGCCGCGCCGACAGCAAGCTCAAACAGCTGTCCGGCGGGATGCTGCGCCGCGCCGGCGTCGCCCAGGCCATCGTCAACGACCCGGCGTTGCTGCTTCTCGACGAGCCCACCGTGGGTCTGGACCCGGAGCAGCGGCTGAGCTTCCGCGAGCTGCTGCGCGAGCTCGGCGCCGAC encodes:
- a CDS encoding RDD family protein, producing MSGVTHPSGHEPPAGQPADSAYSPPDQSPPPGYAPPGYAPPGYAPPGYPPPGYGPPGYGPPGYGPPGYPPGPAGGYAPHGGYWPSPVSPSGQPLSDFGTRLVAYLIDSVVLGFAVGIVVFPLLFLVVFRFADGMADPDQLADDQFPAAFFITVFAAEFGLFLFSLLCQYLYTVELLVRWNGQTLGKRIMKIRVVSLHPGVPLTRGIAARRFLLVVAGVFVPVLPLLDGLWQLWDKPFRQCLHDKAAETVVVTTSA
- a CDS encoding aminotransferase class IV yields the protein MLNIELNGRVPSDIADLQRLTSANYGHFTSMQVRGLAVRGLALHLARLSDGNEEFFNYRMGIDDEQRLLALIRHALGDETDASVRVGFVPPSTRGAAPDILISVSEPRDDTAASPLRVRTDGYRRDWPAQKHAATMGLTYAVQQARLAGYDDALFVAPDNLVSEGTTWNVAFFDGDRVIWPQAPMLKGVTMVLLQLALTMNGTPWTLRPVDAVELPLLAGAAAVNSICPAQPIGSIDGMPFPADDKLVSLLRDAWESVPFDAL
- a CDS encoding serine hydrolase, translating into MRNVGLQRALTIGVLAAALSVAAVPAASAAPARAVTPDLTGVGQLVDRVVAEQLSRDRIPGAAVVVVAGGKQVFAKGYGVSNVAAGTPVDADSTAFFTASVAKVFTATAMAQLIQQGRIDPDADVNKYLKTFQVRNTFPGHPVTAQSLLTHTAGFDDAPTGAAVADPADVPELGAYLAAHQPERIRPPGLLAQYDNYGVALAGYLVETVSGEPFAEYVQHHILTPLAMNDTTFVQPHPATIQARLAQGYRPVGDKQIAEQGQYGAWSPTGAGTVATATDIGRLMTALLDDSPSLGAGVAQAVKQQHFTMDPRLPGMAWMLQEEPRNGRPLLFKDGDLPGFHTNLEMLPEQDLGVYVVYNGDGTGGLANWDGKDLINQIIDRYVPGSPAAPKAVSGTDTSGLAGQYRIDRTSHTQVTRVVALVSPITVAVHDDGTVTTDGIALDPNAQQQRWYPIGPRLFQQVGGQARIAFDGKGNLFSTQDPSVAYQRLAWYSSPVAHQIVLVTGLLVLLLAVVWFPVMALVRRSRGRQRHSRWAQGARLAAWLTGALAAGFTGWFLMMATDFNALTETVLLGTPALTAMLALNTVAAGTTAVLLVGTGAAWTRGWWTVKGRLAYTVTTVAALGYLGVAFLYNLIGWLPLG
- a CDS encoding RNA polymerase sigma factor, whose translation is MDDREAETEVQLVRRCARGEHAAFDELYRRTAPWLATRLRRRCSDDEVVAEVLQETYLAVWRSAGSFTGTAQSGATGWIWTIAARRLVDAFRHRARAAELPAAIAAEAPAPAAEDEVLAGRVEADLLRALHTLAPEVRRVLQAMVLDGLSVRDTSALLGVPESTVKMRARMARIRLREALS
- the thyX gene encoding FAD-dependent thymidylate synthase produces the protein MADNEAAGEVEPVFRQDVTVELVRGSAQDADVLFAARVSTMGEQSLDELQKDPERSRGLINYLMRDRHGTPFEHNSMTFFVSAPIFVFREFQRHRVGFSYNEESGRYRELQPVFYVPGPDRRLVQRGRPGKYEFFEGSVEQHQLVTKTMEASYTQAYLAYQEMLAAGIAREVARAVLPVGLFSSMYVTCNARSLMAFLSLRTKDDRATVPSFPQREIEMVAEAMEALWAERMPLTHAAFNANGRVGP
- a CDS encoding ABC transporter ATP-binding protein gives rise to the protein MVRSLSEPEVRPAAWAHAVQAHGLQVRAGRHLAVTGLDLRLGVGVHGLLGPNGAGKTTLMRALATVLRPAAGRLELLGRPVHERRADLRPVRRMTGYLPQEFGYYPKFTVREFVEYMAWLKEMPRAGVAVAAERAIARVGLTGRADSKLKQLSGGMLRRAGVAQAIVNDPALLLLDEPTVGLDPEQRLSFRELLRELGADTCVLVSTHLVEDVVASCTEVVVVHTGRLVWQGTPAELADRGGTGDPGDSAAERGYSALVGQARREAGE